In Paracoccus aerodenitrificans, the following are encoded in one genomic region:
- a CDS encoding protein-glutamate methylesterase/protein-glutamine glutaminase, producing the protein MKPVRVLIVDDSSTMRHLIGFRLRSDPRIEIVGEASNAEEARRAVNTLSPDVLTLDVEMPGKSGLEFLAELMRLNPMPVIMISSETQKGSAAAVEALSRGAVDCVGKPRSGELSDAFKALPALVVAASTAKVRGGAGAPTGPTASALRNFVWNNKIILIGSSTGGVDALETIISNLPENCPPILITQHMPPGFLSSFAQRMDSRYAPKIAVAEENALVEQGLVMIAPGGSHHLTISSGTRTKCKLVESPKVCGHRPSVDMLFNSAIPIAERIVATLLTGMGNDGAHGILRLRKAGARCFAQDEESSVVWGMPRIAWMNGGAEKLVPLRAMAPELLAATERGVSAVRRSA; encoded by the coding sequence ATGAAACCCGTGCGTGTGCTGATCGTCGATGATTCTTCGACCATGCGGCACCTGATTGGTTTCAGGTTACGTTCGGACCCAAGAATTGAAATCGTCGGCGAAGCCTCAAACGCAGAAGAGGCGCGAAGGGCGGTAAACACCCTCTCGCCCGACGTGCTGACGCTCGATGTCGAGATGCCGGGGAAATCGGGGCTGGAATTCCTGGCAGAACTGATGCGGCTGAATCCGATGCCGGTCATCATGATATCCTCGGAAACCCAGAAAGGCAGCGCCGCAGCGGTCGAGGCGCTTTCGCGGGGCGCGGTGGATTGTGTCGGCAAGCCGCGCAGCGGGGAGCTGAGCGATGCCTTCAAGGCTTTGCCCGCGCTTGTCGTCGCGGCATCGACCGCTAAGGTCCGTGGTGGTGCCGGTGCACCGACAGGACCGACCGCGTCTGCGTTGCGTAATTTCGTCTGGAATAACAAGATTATCCTGATTGGCTCCTCGACAGGCGGGGTAGATGCGCTGGAGACGATCATTTCGAACCTGCCTGAAAACTGTCCGCCGATCCTGATCACCCAGCATATGCCACCGGGCTTTCTGTCCAGTTTCGCGCAGCGTATGGATTCGCGCTATGCGCCCAAAATCGCAGTCGCCGAGGAAAACGCCCTGGTCGAGCAGGGCCTTGTCATGATCGCCCCCGGCGGTTCGCATCATCTGACAATTTCCAGCGGTACACGTACAAAGTGCAAGCTAGTCGAATCCCCCAAGGTTTGCGGCCATCGGCCATCCGTGGATATGCTGTTCAATTCCGCAATCCCCATCGCCGAACGGATCGTCGCGACATTGCTTACCGGCATGGGCAATGACGGCGCTCACGGGATTTTGAGACTGCGAAAGGCCGGCGCACGGTGTTTTGCGCAGGACGAAGAAAGCTCGGTCGTCTGGGGAATGCCGCGTATTGCATGGATGAATGGCGGGGCCGAAAAGCTTGTTCCGCTGCGTGCGATGGCACCGGAATTGCTGGCGGCAACCGAACGCGGTGTCAGTGCTGTGCGTCGATCGGCATGA
- the cysS gene encoding cysteine--tRNA ligase, with protein sequence MVEIRLTNTRTRKKEPFKPIDPGNIRVYACGPTVYDRAHLGNARPVVVFDVLFRLLRHVYGEDAVTYVRNFTDVDDKINARAAETGRAIRDITEETIGWYHEDMDALGALRPTIKGKAEARAEPRATDYIAQMIAMIKDLIAKGFAYAAEGHVLFEVRKFAEYGKLSGRSLDDMIAGARVEVAPLKRDPMDFVLWKPSEGDQPGWESPWSYGRPGWHIECSAMSAELLGEVFDIHAGGIDLQFPHHENEIAQSRCAHGSDVMANVWLHNEMLQVEGKKMSKSLGNFFTVRDLLDQGIPGEVIRFVLLMTHYRKPMDWTAEKVREAEATLRKWRRLTEGIEPTGSPPPTVVAALADDLNTPGVISALHELAQAGDISGLKASATLLGLLDNENGSWCAEDKHITSEALNKVIDLRADARNSKDFTTADAIRDGLAEAGVQIVDTPDGMQIKSDAFRLVEWAKREGLITEPKFRLGGTDHLEYRIYDAVARKVLTEIGRAEAND encoded by the coding sequence ATGGTCGAGATCCGGCTGACCAACACGCGCACCCGCAAGAAAGAACCATTCAAACCGATAGATCCCGGCAATATCCGGGTCTATGCCTGCGGGCCCACCGTTTATGACCGGGCGCATCTGGGGAATGCGCGGCCTGTCGTGGTGTTCGACGTGCTGTTCCGGCTGCTGCGCCATGTCTATGGCGAGGATGCCGTGACCTATGTGCGGAATTTCACCGATGTGGATGACAAGATCAACGCGCGGGCGGCGGAGACCGGGCGAGCGATCCGTGACATTACCGAGGAAACAATTGGCTGGTATCACGAGGACATGGACGCGCTCGGTGCGCTGCGGCCGACGATCAAAGGCAAAGCCGAAGCCAGAGCTGAGCCGCGCGCGACCGATTATATCGCCCAGATGATCGCGATGATCAAGGATCTGATCGCTAAGGGTTTCGCCTATGCGGCAGAGGGCCATGTCCTGTTCGAGGTCCGCAAATTTGCCGAATATGGCAAGCTGTCAGGGCGGTCTCTGGACGACATGATCGCGGGTGCCCGCGTCGAGGTCGCCCCGCTCAAGCGCGATCCGATGGATTTTGTGCTGTGGAAGCCCTCGGAAGGCGATCAGCCGGGATGGGAGTCTCCGTGGAGCTATGGCCGCCCCGGCTGGCATATCGAATGCTCGGCCATGTCGGCAGAACTGTTGGGCGAGGTGTTCGACATTCATGCAGGCGGGATCGACCTGCAATTCCCCCATCATGAGAACGAGATCGCGCAGAGCCGTTGTGCGCATGGCTCGGATGTGATGGCGAATGTCTGGCTGCATAATGAGATGTTGCAGGTCGAGGGGAAGAAAATGTCCAAATCACTGGGCAATTTCTTCACCGTGCGGGATCTTCTGGATCAGGGAATACCGGGCGAAGTGATCCGGTTTGTACTGCTGATGACGCATTATCGGAAGCCGATGGATTGGACGGCGGAGAAGGTACGGGAGGCCGAGGCGACACTGCGGAAGTGGCGTCGCCTGACCGAGGGCATCGAACCCACCGGGAGCCCCCCGCCGACGGTCGTCGCTGCACTAGCCGATGATCTGAATACTCCGGGGGTAATTTCTGCCCTGCATGAATTGGCGCAGGCAGGGGATATTTCTGGTTTGAAAGCTTCTGCTACTCTTTTGGGTTTGCTCGATAATGAAAATGGGAGTTGGTGCGCAGAAGATAAACACATAACAAGTGAAGCCTTAAATAAAGTCATCGATTTGCGAGCGGACGCAAGAAACTCGAAAGACTTCACCACCGCCGACGCTATCCGGGATGGCTTGGCGGAAGCTGGAGTCCAGATCGTTGATACGCCAGATGGAATGCAAATTAAATCGGACGCCTTTCGATTGGTTGAATGGGCAAAGCGGGAGGGCTTAATTACCGAGCCCAAGTTTCGCCTTGGTGGGACTGATCACCTCGAATATCGCATCTATGACGCTGTGGCTCGGAAGGTACTGACAGAAATAGGGCGTGCCGAAGCAAATGACTGA
- the recJ gene encoding single-stranded-DNA-specific exonuclease RecJ: protein MTAFLNVESSLTGRRWVSPDDALIRHAEGLSQATDLPLAVARILAERGISAEEAAGYLAPTLREMLPDPLCLKDMAQAAERLVAAVTGHERIAIFADYDVDGGASAALLIDWLRRQGRKATLYVPDRIDEGYGPNAPAITGLAAKHDLIVCVDCGTLSHDALAAADGTDVIVLDHHLGGETLPPALAVVNPNRQDEDGSLGHLCAAGVVFLTLVQAGRVLRDQGLPEPPLLPLLDLVALATVADVAPLTGVNRAFVRQGLAIMARRERPGLVALSDISKLDTAPSSFHLGFMLGPRINAGGRVGKADLGARCLSSADPAEAARLAEMLDELNRDRRAIEAAVREEALSQVEARGDTTLSWAAGEGWHPGVVGIVAARVKERTNLPSVVIGVEGGTGKGSARSVAGVDLGRAVQRLAAEGLIEKGGGHRMAAGLTVAEAGIAAAMQRLAEIIEPELAIRSGANDLRISGLLEPAAASPELMEMIEAAGPFGQSSPAPRFAFSDLVLDSAATMGDGHLRTAFRVAGQKPLEAVIWGAMSSPLGPALLDARGQRFHIAGKLELSHWGGRSRVRLRLDDAARV from the coding sequence ATGACCGCATTCCTGAATGTCGAATCCTCTTTGACGGGCCGCCGATGGGTCAGCCCGGATGATGCCCTTATCCGTCATGCCGAGGGGTTGTCGCAGGCCACCGACCTGCCCCTTGCGGTCGCCCGTATCCTCGCCGAGCGCGGTATCAGTGCCGAGGAAGCCGCCGGATATCTTGCGCCGACCCTGCGCGAAATGCTGCCGGACCCGCTATGCCTGAAAGATATGGCACAGGCGGCAGAGCGATTGGTGGCCGCCGTGACCGGACATGAGCGGATTGCGATCTTTGCTGATTACGATGTCGATGGCGGCGCGTCGGCCGCGCTGCTGATCGATTGGCTGCGGCGTCAGGGCCGAAAGGCGACGCTTTACGTCCCTGACCGGATCGACGAGGGATATGGACCCAACGCCCCTGCCATCACCGGGCTTGCGGCGAAACATGATCTGATCGTCTGCGTGGATTGCGGCACGCTGTCGCATGATGCGTTGGCGGCGGCTGACGGCACGGACGTAATCGTGCTGGATCACCATCTGGGCGGGGAAACCCTGCCCCCGGCCCTTGCTGTGGTCAATCCGAACCGGCAGGACGAGGATGGCAGCCTTGGCCATCTCTGCGCTGCGGGGGTTGTGTTTCTGACGCTGGTGCAGGCGGGTCGTGTCCTGCGCGATCAGGGCCTGCCCGAGCCGCCATTGCTGCCATTACTGGATCTGGTGGCGCTTGCGACCGTTGCCGATGTCGCTCCTCTGACCGGGGTGAACCGGGCATTTGTACGTCAGGGTCTGGCGATCATGGCGCGGCGCGAAAGGCCGGGTCTGGTTGCGCTCTCCGATATCTCCAAACTCGACACCGCCCCATCCAGCTTCCATCTGGGCTTCATGCTGGGTCCGCGCATCAATGCGGGCGGTCGGGTCGGAAAGGCCGATCTTGGGGCGCGTTGCCTGTCAAGCGCCGACCCGGCCGAGGCGGCCAGACTGGCCGAGATGCTGGACGAGCTGAACCGCGACCGCCGCGCGATTGAAGCCGCTGTGCGGGAAGAGGCACTGTCTCAGGTCGAGGCCCGCGGCGACACCACCCTGTCATGGGCCGCCGGAGAAGGCTGGCATCCCGGCGTTGTCGGCATCGTTGCCGCCCGGGTCAAGGAACGGACCAACCTGCCCTCGGTCGTCATCGGGGTAGAGGGCGGGACCGGCAAGGGATCTGCCCGCTCTGTCGCGGGGGTCGATCTGGGCCGTGCCGTTCAGCGCCTCGCGGCAGAGGGGCTGATCGAGAAAGGCGGAGGTCATCGCATGGCAGCAGGCCTGACCGTAGCCGAGGCCGGAATCGCGGCAGCCATGCAACGCCTGGCCGAGATCATCGAACCGGAACTGGCCATCCGCAGCGGCGCGAACGATTTGCGCATCTCGGGCCTGCTGGAGCCCGCCGCTGCATCCCCTGAACTTATGGAGATGATCGAGGCAGCCGGTCCCTTCGGCCAGTCCTCCCCTGCCCCGCGCTTCGCATTCTCCGATCTGGTGCTGGACAGTGCCGCCACGATGGGAGACGGCCATCTGCGCACAGCCTTCCGCGTCGCCGGTCAGAAACCGCTGGAGGCCGTGATCTGGGGCGCGATGAGCAGCCCGCTCGGTCCGGCCCTGCTGGATGCGCGAGGGCAAAGATTCCACATCGCCGGCAAGCTTGAGCTGTCCCATTGGGGCGGCCGCAGCCGCGTCCGCCTGCGTCTCGACGATGCCGCACGGGTTTGA
- a CDS encoding squalene/phytoene synthase family protein: MTPDSCAALLREHDPDRFASVAAARPRDRARLATLYAANLDIARAAVASAEPLISEMRLQFWADQLSAISRGEAPATHEIATPLAEAWGAEISPLSGLTEARRRDTNRQPFQDDADLFAYIDACDGTVMRLACIACGGAADDDLIRHQVLGSGLARWLTAYPRLRSLNLGLWPDDPSRLAALAQTGLRALDIAANFRPEPARELAPALYAGAAARAALTAIRDGNQPKISEFKSKRSHLSLGLLGRWQG; this comes from the coding sequence ATGACCCCCGATAGCTGCGCGGCGTTGCTGCGCGAACACGATCCCGACCGCTTCGCCAGTGTCGCCGCCGCGCGTCCTCGGGACCGGGCGCGGTTGGCGACGCTTTATGCGGCGAATCTGGATATCGCCCGGGCGGCAGTTGCCTCGGCTGAGCCCTTGATTTCAGAAATGCGGCTGCAATTCTGGGCGGATCAGCTTTCGGCGATCTCACGCGGAGAGGCTCCCGCCACTCATGAAATTGCGACGCCGCTTGCCGAGGCATGGGGGGCGGAAATTTCGCCGCTATCTGGGCTGACAGAGGCCCGCCGCCGCGACACGAACCGTCAGCCATTTCAGGATGATGCCGATCTTTTCGCATATATTGATGCATGCGACGGCACCGTGATGCGGCTTGCCTGCATCGCCTGCGGGGGCGCGGCAGATGACGATCTGATCCGGCATCAGGTCCTTGGATCGGGTCTGGCCCGGTGGCTGACGGCCTATCCGCGACTTCGCTCGCTGAATCTGGGGCTTTGGCCCGACGATCCCTCGCGGCTTGCAGCCCTTGCGCAGACCGGGCTGAGGGCGCTGGATATAGCCGCAAATTTCCGCCCGGAACCGGCGCGGGAACTGGCCCCTGCACTTTATGCGGGGGCGGCTGCGCGGGCAGCATTGACGGCGATCCGGGATGGAAACCAGCCAAAGATCAGCGAATTCAAATCAAAACGTTCGCATCTTTCACTGGGTTTACTGGGCAGATGGCAGGGTTAG
- a CDS encoding Hint domain-containing protein gives MPNFFGTSGADTLTGSNDDDYIEGAGGGDSIRAGNGADLVDAGSGNDSVWGEGGSDEIFGQGGNDYIDGGDGADFIFADTGDDEVFGGGGDDELYAGDGDDLINGGSGADSIFGGNGFDTFVASDGDTINDFNTGDGQDFNNGNITEGTGQNDNDFVDLSSYYTAENLEAINDVRDLAGQDTYANRLAWLRADQADGVLDDLNKIGLNFTLTLKNGGSAVAAGNLTWDNTAVPCFGSDTLIRCKDREQIRAGDLQVGDLVETRDSGLLPIRWIGKRMLGPADLAANPKLRPIRIRRAALGLGLPEADLLVSPQHRILVRSKIAMRIFGASEVLVAAKQLCQIDGIEIAEDIDRITYVHFLFDNHQIVLSNGAETESLYTGPEALKSVGPAAMREIYSIFPELREGPATVPARFLVPGRIGRKFAERHAQNRKPLLC, from the coding sequence ATGCCTAACTTTTTTGGCACCAGCGGTGCTGATACACTCACCGGCTCCAACGACGACGACTATATAGAGGGGGCCGGCGGCGGCGATTCCATTCGCGCAGGCAATGGTGCTGATCTCGTGGATGCCGGGTCCGGCAACGATAGTGTCTGGGGCGAGGGTGGCAGTGACGAAATTTTCGGGCAGGGCGGGAATGACTATATTGACGGCGGTGACGGGGCAGATTTCATTTTTGCCGATACTGGAGATGACGAGGTCTTCGGCGGCGGGGGAGATGATGAGCTTTACGCAGGCGACGGCGACGACCTCATCAATGGTGGCTCCGGTGCTGACTCTATATTTGGCGGAAACGGGTTCGATACATTCGTAGCCAGTGACGGCGACACGATCAACGATTTCAATACCGGTGACGGGCAGGATTTCAATAATGGCAATATCACAGAAGGAACCGGGCAGAACGACAATGATTTTGTCGACCTCAGCAGCTATTATACTGCGGAAAACCTGGAAGCCATTAACGACGTGCGTGATTTGGCAGGTCAGGACACTTATGCCAATCGTCTTGCTTGGTTGCGCGCAGATCAGGCGGATGGCGTTCTTGACGATCTCAATAAAATCGGGCTCAACTTCACCCTCACGCTTAAGAACGGCGGATCTGCCGTCGCGGCTGGCAATCTTACCTGGGATAATACCGCCGTACCCTGCTTCGGGTCTGACACGCTGATCCGCTGCAAGGACAGAGAGCAGATCCGCGCAGGTGATCTTCAGGTCGGGGATCTTGTCGAAACCCGTGACAGCGGATTGCTTCCCATCCGCTGGATCGGCAAGCGCATGCTCGGCCCGGCAGATCTTGCTGCAAACCCCAAGCTGCGTCCGATCCGCATCCGTCGGGCGGCGCTTGGTCTGGGACTGCCCGAAGCCGATCTTCTGGTCTCACCCCAGCATCGCATTCTGGTACGCTCAAAGATCGCGATGCGAATATTCGGCGCCTCAGAGGTGCTCGTCGCGGCGAAACAGCTTTGTCAGATCGACGGAATCGAGATCGCCGAGGATATTGATCGGATCACCTATGTGCATTTCCTGTTCGACAATCATCAAATAGTCCTGTCAAACGGCGCGGAGACGGAATCTCTCTATACCGGACCGGAGGCGCTGAAATCGGTCGGACCTGCCGCGATGCGTGAAATCTACAGCATTTTCCCTGAGTTGCGAGAAGGCCCAGCCACCGTCCCGGCGCGTTTTCTCGTCCCGGGCCGGATCGGTCGCAAATTTGCCGAACGCCATGCACAGAACCGGAAGCCATTATTGTGCTGA
- the cimA gene encoding citramalate synthase, protein MTDRLYLYDTTLRDGQQTQGVQFSASEKTEIARMLDALGVDYIEGGWPGANPTDSDFFDNPPTTRATLTAFGMTKRAGRSAANDEVLAAVLNAGTQSICLVGKTHDFHVSEALGITLDENLENIRASLAHIVAEGREAIFDAEHFFDGWKANRDYALSCLLAARDAGARWIVLCDTNGGTLPHEIGAITSEVIAAGIPGEGLGIHTHDDTGTAVAGSIAAVRAGARQVQGTLNGLGERCGNANLTTLIATFALKPEFSHLLPQISGDALKSLLKTSRRLDEILNRMPAAGAPYVGPSAFAHKAGLHASAIVKNPSTYEHVLPDSVGNARIIPMSNQAGQSNLRARLKDAGIETPDTTDLAAILSEIKAREDRGYAYDVAQASFELLARRYLNQLPSFFQVERYRVIVERRRNAVGQQISVSEAVVVVNLGGQRVMSVSESHGEDDADDRGPVNALWRALAKDLGQYQATIDDMHLVDFRVRITHGGTDAVTRVTIDSEDGQGRRWSTVGVSPNIVDASFEALHDAIIWKLIRDGVAA, encoded by the coding sequence ATGACTGACCGCCTCTATCTCTACGACACCACCCTCCGCGACGGCCAGCAGACTCAGGGCGTTCAGTTCTCTGCCAGCGAGAAGACCGAGATTGCGCGGATGCTCGACGCGCTCGGGGTGGATTATATCGAGGGCGGCTGGCCCGGCGCGAACCCGACCGACAGCGATTTCTTCGACAACCCGCCCACGACCCGCGCCACGCTGACGGCGTTCGGGATGACCAAGCGGGCAGGGCGCTCTGCCGCGAATGATGAGGTGCTGGCGGCGGTGCTGAATGCCGGGACGCAAAGCATCTGTCTGGTCGGCAAGACGCATGATTTCCACGTCTCCGAGGCGCTTGGCATCACGCTTGACGAAAATCTCGAAAATATCCGCGCCTCGCTGGCCCATATCGTCGCCGAGGGACGCGAGGCGATTTTCGATGCCGAGCATTTCTTCGATGGCTGGAAGGCCAACCGGGATTACGCGCTGTCCTGCCTGCTGGCGGCGCGGGATGCCGGGGCGCGGTGGATCGTGCTCTGCGATACGAATGGCGGGACGCTGCCCCATGAGATCGGCGCGATCACATCCGAGGTCATCGCTGCGGGCATCCCCGGCGAAGGGCTGGGAATCCATACGCATGACGATACCGGCACCGCTGTTGCAGGCAGTATCGCCGCCGTCCGGGCCGGGGCGCGACAGGTTCAGGGCACGCTGAACGGGCTGGGAGAGCGCTGCGGAAACGCCAATCTGACCACACTGATCGCGACATTTGCGCTCAAGCCCGAATTCTCGCATCTGCTTCCCCAGATCAGCGGCGATGCGCTGAAATCCCTGCTGAAGACCTCGCGGCGGCTGGACGAGATCCTGAACCGGATGCCCGCGGCAGGAGCGCCATATGTCGGGCCGTCCGCCTTCGCCCATAAGGCGGGGCTGCATGCCAGTGCGATTGTGAAAAACCCCTCGACCTATGAGCATGTACTGCCGGACTCTGTCGGGAATGCCCGGATCATCCCGATGTCAAATCAGGCCGGCCAGTCCAATCTTCGCGCCCGGCTGAAGGATGCCGGGATCGAGACGCCCGACACGACCGACCTCGCCGCGATCCTGTCCGAGATCAAGGCGCGTGAGGATCGGGGTTACGCCTATGACGTGGCGCAGGCCAGTTTTGAACTTCTCGCGCGGCGATATCTGAACCAGTTGCCAAGCTTCTTTCAGGTCGAGCGTTACCGCGTCATCGTCGAACGGCGCCGCAATGCCGTGGGGCAGCAGATCTCTGTCTCGGAGGCTGTGGTCGTGGTTAATCTGGGCGGGCAGCGGGTCATGTCGGTCAGTGAATCGCATGGTGAGGACGATGCGGATGATCGCGGGCCGGTCAACGCGCTGTGGCGGGCTCTGGCCAAGGATTTGGGCCAGTATCAGGCGACCATAGACGATATGCATCTGGTCGATTTCAGGGTCAGGATCACGCATGGCGGCACCGATGCCGTCACCCGCGTCACCATCGACAGCGAGGACGGGCAGGGCCGCAGATGGTCCACGGTCGGCGTGTCTCCGAATATCGTCGATGCCAGTTTCGAGGCGCTGCACGACGCCATCATCTGGAAGCTGATCCGCGATGGCGTCGCCGCATGA
- a CDS encoding chemotaxis protein CheD codes for MNHFLLASGSISGQRSASYGVNAMELLINGLLKLGAERGRLRARVYGGARMMSGLGDVGIKNAEFAIDFLKSESIRVLGSSTGGTQARRITLWPASGLVKELFVGRNLVETPPSAAETASSDTGGLELF; via the coding sequence ATGAATCACTTCCTTCTGGCCAGCGGCTCGATCTCGGGTCAGCGTTCGGCCAGTTACGGCGTGAACGCGATGGAGCTTCTGATCAACGGACTACTGAAGCTTGGCGCCGAAAGAGGCAGGCTCCGGGCGCGGGTCTATGGCGGTGCGCGGATGATGTCTGGTCTGGGCGATGTCGGGATAAAGAATGCTGAATTCGCAATCGATTTTCTGAAATCGGAATCCATCAGGGTGCTTGGCAGTTCGACGGGCGGCACCCAGGCACGGCGGATAACTCTGTGGCCGGCCAGTGGCCTTGTAAAGGAATTATTCGTCGGTAGAAACTTGGTCGAAACGCCGCCCAGTGCCGCTGAAACCGCAAGCTCAGATACAGGCGGGCTGGAACTGTTTTAA
- a CDS encoding IS5 family transposase (programmed frameshift) encodes MSNLFWLTEAQMARLKPFFPKSHGKPRVDDRRVLSGIIFINRNGLRWCDAPTDYGPAKTLYNRWKRWSENGTFARIMVGLAAESAEHNTIMIDATYLKAHRTASSLRVKKGGGGRQIGRTKGGMNTKLHAVTDAKGRPIGFFMSAGQVSDYTGAAALLNSLPEADWLLADRGYDADWFRDALKNKGIKVCIPGRKSRKKPVKYDKRRYKRRNRIEIMFGRLKDWRRVATRYDRCPETFFSAILLAATVIF; translated from the exons ATGAGCAACCTTTTCTGGCTGACAGAAGCGCAGATGGCGCGCCTCAAACCCTTCTTTCCCAAGAGCCATGGCAAGCCCCGTGTTGATGACCGGCGTGTGCTGAGCGGCATAATATTCATCAATCGTAATGGCTTGCGATGGTGCGACGCGCCGACGGACTACGGCCCCGCCAAGACGCTCTACAACCGCTGGAAGCGCTGGAGCGAGAACGGGACCTTCGCCCGGATCATGGTGGGCCTCGCCGCCGAGAGCGCCGAACACAATACGATCATGATCGACGCGACCTATCTGAAAGCGCACCGCACGGCCTCGAGCCTGCGGGTCAAAAAAGGGGGCG GCGGGCGCCAGATCGGGCGAACGAAAGGCGGCATGAACACGAAACTGCACGCCGTCACCGACGCGAAGGGCCGCCCGATAGGGTTCTTCATGTCCGCCGGACAAGTCAGCGATTACACCGGGGCAGCGGCACTTCTGAACAGCCTGCCGGAGGCGGATTGGCTGCTGGCCGATCGGGGCTATGATGCCGACTGGTTCAGAGATGCCTTGAAAAACAAGGGGATAAAGGTTTGCATCCCGGGTCGGAAGTCGCGCAAGAAACCCGTCAAATACGACAAGCGGCGCTACAAACGCCGCAACCGCATCGAAATCATGTTCGGCCGACTCAAGGATTGGAGGCGCGTCGCCACCCGATACGACCGTTGCCCCGAGACCTTCTTCTCTGCAATCCTGCTCGCCGCGACCGTCATCTTCTAG
- the glpX gene encoding class II fructose-bisphosphatase → MPAPKDFNDRMLSLGLARVSEAAAHASALLIGRGDEKAADQAAVNAMRDQLNKLDIKGVVVIGEGERDEAPMLYIGEEVGAGNGPEVDIALDPLEGTTLTAKDMPNALTVIAMAPRGTMLHAPDVYMDKLAIGPGYEKDVISLDMSPTERVEALARAQGVKTTDITVCILERPRHEDLIAEVRATGAGIRLITDGDVAGVMHCAEPDLTGIDMYMGAGGAPEGVLAASALKCMGGQIWGRLLFRNDDERGRAEKAGITDFNRIYSRDDMVQADVIFSATGVTNGSIVRGVKREPKFLETETILMRSKTGSVRRMIYRNPIR, encoded by the coding sequence ATGCCCGCGCCCAAGGATTTCAACGACCGGATGCTGTCTCTGGGCCTTGCCCGCGTCTCCGAGGCGGCGGCTCATGCCTCCGCCCTGCTGATCGGACGCGGCGACGAAAAAGCCGCCGATCAGGCCGCCGTCAATGCGATGCGCGATCAGCTGAACAAGCTGGACATCAAGGGCGTGGTGGTGATCGGCGAAGGCGAACGCGACGAAGCGCCGATGCTGTATATCGGCGAAGAGGTCGGCGCGGGGAACGGACCCGAGGTCGATATCGCGCTCGACCCGCTGGAAGGCACGACGCTGACCGCAAAGGATATGCCGAACGCGCTGACCGTGATCGCTATGGCCCCGCGCGGCACGATGCTGCACGCGCCGGATGTCTATATGGACAAGCTGGCCATCGGACCGGGTTATGAAAAAGACGTGATCAGCCTCGACATGTCCCCGACCGAGCGGGTCGAGGCTCTGGCCAGAGCGCAGGGCGTCAAGACCACGGATATCACCGTCTGTATTCTCGAACGCCCTCGCCACGAAGATCTGATCGCCGAGGTCCGCGCGACCGGCGCGGGCATCCGGCTTATCACCGATGGGGATGTGGCGGGCGTCATGCATTGCGCCGAACCGGATCTGACCGGGATCGATATGTATATGGGTGCAGGCGGTGCGCCCGAGGGCGTGCTGGCGGCCTCGGCGCTGAAATGCATGGGCGGCCAGATCTGGGGCCGGCTTCTGTTCCGCAATGACGACGAACGTGGCCGGGCCGAAAAAGCAGGGATCACCGATTTCAACAGGATCTATTCGCGTGACGATATGGTGCAGGCGGATGTGATCTTCTCGGCCACCGGGGTGACCAACGGTTCCATCGTGCGCGGCGTGAAGCGCGAGCCGAAATTCCTTGAGACCGAGACCATCCTGATGCGCTCGAAAACCGGCTCGGTCCGCCGCATGATCTACCGCAACCCGATTCGCTGA